In Perca fluviatilis chromosome 11, GENO_Pfluv_1.0, whole genome shotgun sequence, the following proteins share a genomic window:
- the LOC120567752 gene encoding high choriolytic enzyme 1-like: protein MTPSASLLLLLLLGLSQALPLPDTVDITTRILTSNKGSDEILLEGDLLVPSTRNALMCPNQNCFWKKNSSGLVTVPFTVSSEYTSSEKRQIDNALQGFNSKTCIRFVPRNNETDYISVENQSGCFSSLGKVGGGQVLSLQRPGCMYYGIIQHEFNHALGFRHEQTRSDRDNYVTINWANIDPQMFFNFDKQVTNNLNTPYDYTSIMHYGRTAFSINGQDTITPIPNPNVQIGQRQGLSSWDIIRINKLYSC, encoded by the coding sequence ATGACTCCCTCTGccagcctgctgctgctgctcctgctcgGCCTCTCTCAGGCCCTTCCTCTTCCAGACACCGTCGACATAACCACCAGGATCCTGACCTCCAACAAGGGCAGCGATGAGATCCTGCTGGAAGGAGACCTGCTGGTTCCCAGTACCAGAAATGCCCTAATGTGCCCTAACCAGAACTGCTTCTGGAAGAAAAACTCCAGCGGCCTGGTGACGGTCCCCTTCACCGTGAGCAGTGAGTACACCAGCTCAGAGAAGCGGCAGATTGACAACGCCTTGCAGGGCTTTAACAGCAAAACCTGTATCCGCTTTGTGCCCCGTAACAACGAGACCGACTACATCAGCGTGGAGAACCAATCAGGATGTTTCTCCTCTCTGGGCAAAGTGGGAGGCGGTCAAGTTCTCTCTCTGCAGAGGCCAGGCTGCATGTACTACGGCATCATCCAGCACGAGTTCAACCACGCTCTGGGCTTCCGGCACGAACAGACCAGGAGCGATCGCGACAACTACGTCACGATCAATTGGGCCAACATCGACCCTCAGATGTTCTTCAACTTCGACAAGCAGGTCACCAACAACCTGAACACTCCCTACGACTACACCTCCATCATGCACTATGGAAGAACAGCCTTCTCCATCAACGGGCAGGACACCATCACCCCCATCCCCAACCCTAACGTCCAGATCGGCCAGAGGCAGGGCTTGTCCTCCTGGGACATCATAAGGATCAATAAGCTCTACAGCTGCTAA
- the LOC120567748 gene encoding high choriolytic enzyme 1-like, whose protein sequence is MTPSASLLLLLLLGLSQALPLQEPRGEDEEKAPDTVDISTRILTSNKGSDEILLEGDLLVPSTRNALICPNQKCFWKKNSSGLVTVPFTVSSEYTSSEKRLIDNALQGFNSKTCIRFVPRNNETDYISVENKSGCFSSLGKVGGSQVLSLQRYGCVYYGIIQHEFNHALGFWHEQTRSDRDNYVTINWANIDPQEAYNFNKQVTNNLNTPYDYTSIMHYGRTAFSINGQDTITPIPDPKVQIGQRQGLSSLDIIRINKLYSC, encoded by the coding sequence ATGACTCCCTCTGccagcctgctgctgctgctcctgctcgGCCTCTCTCAGGCACTTCCTCTCCAGGAGCCAAGAGGCGAAGACGAAGAAAAAGCCCCAGACACCGTCGACATCTCCACCAGGATTCTGACCTCCAACAAGGGCAGCGATGAGATCCTGCTGGAAGGAGACCTGCTGGTTCCCAGTACCAGAAACGCCCTCATATGCCCTAACCAGAAGTGCTTCTGGAAGAAAAACTCCAGCGGCCTGGTGACGGTCCCCTTCACTGTGAGCAGTGAGTACACCAGCTCAGAGAAGCGACTGATTGACAACGCCTTGCAGGGCTTTAACAGCAAAACCTGTATCCGCTTTGTGCCCCGTAACAATGAGACCGACTACATTAGCGTGGAGAACAAATCAGGATGTTTCTCCAGTCTGGGCAAAGTGGGAGGCAGTCAGGTTCTCTCTCTGCAGAGGTATGGCTGCGTCTACTACGGCATCATCCAGCACGAGTTCAACCACGCTCTGGGCTTCTGGCACGAACAGACCAGGAGCGATCGCGACAACTACGTCACGATCAATTGGGCCAACATCGACCCTCAGGAGGCCTACAACTTCAACAAGCAGGTCACCAACAACCTGAACACTCCCTACGACTACACCTCCATCATGCACTATGGAAGAACAGCCTTCTCCATCAACGGGCAGGACACCATCACCCCCATCCCCGACCCTAAAGTCCAGATCGGCCAGAGGCAGGGCTTGTCCTCCTTGGACATCATAAGGATCAATAAGCTCTACAGCTGCTAA